The nucleotide window aaaattgcaactttcaccgcaattttttcaaaaagctgtcgcaaattcaggctttttgggccgcaacaatcacaaaaaaatcccacggaatcctggagggactgagtaATGGAGTCGTCTATAGAGCTTTTATTACATCAGTTGCGCCATGCTTGGCTCTGAGGTCTTGTGGTAGAGAAGTCTGGTTTCTGAAATGCATGAAGCCTTTAACCcaccaaaatgtaaaatacactTTTATGGTTGATAAAATAATCCACTTAAATTTGCAGGTCTCAGACTTGTGGTCAGTCTGCACCATGTGCTCTTTGGCCAGTGGACCTTAAGCTAACTCACTTGGACTGGAACCCTGAAGCAACCCTGATACACTTCCAGGGGCAGTATCTTACCATATGCGAACTTGACTACAGCATCCTCCAAGGAGAAATACAGAATATACCAAAGACTAAAGCTGCAGTGAATATCGGAGAGTTCTGCCTTGCAGAAGATGCGACTTCAGCCCGGTGGTACAGAGGGAGGGTTCAGAACCTAAAAGAGGGCCTGTTTGATGTGTTCCTGGTAGATCATGGTAATGTCCTGAGTGTTGACATCGCCCACATATCTCCCTGTTCAAGTGACTTGTTCATCCTTCCTCCAAAGATAGTGTGTGGCTTTCTTGCAAATGTGCTTCTGCTTCAAGGTTTTTCTCACTCTGTAGTTGAGGAGTACCTTTCAAGCCTGATTGGACAAAGTGTCACAGGTTTCATCCAAGCCCTCCTTCCTCACAAAGTGCTACTGTTGGAAGCCTCCGACATCAACAAAGACCTGGTTCAACATGGGTTTGGGAGGCATGTGGACACAGATACTTTTCTCCTTCTGGTTGAGATGCTAACAGAAGTGCCtctcaaacaaaacacagagccAGTTCCTGACTTACTCATTGAAAAGCCAAGAGGACAAGAATTTAGCTACAAACCATCCAGTTTGCAGGGGAATGAACAAATTCTGTCATTTTGTGGACCTAGACTTCCCAGTGGGACACAGGCTAAAGTGCATTTGACTGCTGCTGTCAACCCTGGGCTGTTTTACTGTCGGATGGCTGATAAGGAAACAGATCTTTGGGAAATGTCAAAGAAACTGGCTGAAGTTTGTGAATACAGAACCAAAGACCACAAtcaaaagacaacagaaaaCCTGGGTTTATTCTGCTCTGTTAAAGGGAAAGATGGGGAATGGTACAGAGGCTTTGTGCAGTATCTCCCAGTCAACTCTCGAGTTAGAGTTTGGTTCATCGACTGTGGGTTCTTTGAATCTGTCAAAGTTGAGGACATCCATATGCTGCCCTCAGATATCTACTCAACACCCACCATGGCGTTCCCATGCTCACTGTCATGCCTCAGTGATCAGGATGAGGCGCTCAAAACTCAACAGTTGAGTTTCCTCAAGGAAGGCTTGCTTGGAAAAGTGTTAGAAGTGGACATCAGAAGTTTTGATGAAGAAAAGCATCTGTACTGTATCACATTAATCAGTGCTGAAGATATCTGTGCAAAGAACACCAAACCCCTTCAAGAGATTCCTGACATGAAGGGCGAGTCAGTTTTTGGGGCGGAAGAATCGTCAACTCAGAGTAGCTATTTGAATTTTGAGGCAATCCTGGGAGAAGCTTTGGGTCAAACACTGGAAGAAGAACAGGTTGAAGTCAGCTCTGTCTTTGTGGGCTATGTTGAACATGTCCATAATCCAAACTACTTCTGGGTCAGAACACAGAAACGCAATCATGAGTTTGAAGAAATGATGACCAAACTGGCAGAACACTTCAATCAAGTGAAGATGGATGAAGATGTACTGTTGAATCCTGAGCCAGGGACAATGTGCTGTGCAGTTTTTGAGGAAGACATGCATTACTATAGGGGTGTAGTGACAGACACTCTTGAGCATGGAGCTGAAGTCTTCTTTATCGACTTTGGCAACATCGAGAAAGTCCCACAGATGTTGATCAAGAAGATACCTGAGACATTTGCCAGCAAATCAGCGTTTGCCTTTTGTTGTACGCTTGTTAATGTTGTTCCTTTGGATGAGGTGTGGACCAGCACCACCTCTGacttttttaaacaagctgtgTCAGACAAAGTCCTGCAAGTCCACGTTGTTCAgatgagaaaaaacaaatgtgtcGTGGATCTCTTTGAGATGGGGAGTGAAAGCAATGGGAGTATCACGGAGCTGCTGATCTCCTCAAAACAAGCTGAATTCTGGAACAACATTCGCACAGAGCCTGTGCTGTGGGAAAGCACAGAAAAAACAAGTTGCCCAAGATCTGATGTGGCAGCAGACATGAATGGGTGTAACACGCAATGGGAGGACTGCGAAGAGGATATCAGCAAAAAGGAAACTGAGCAGCCCAAAACCCTGGTTAGTTTCAAAGCGTTAAGCATTAATCCAGGGTGTGATTTCGCTGTGCGCTGCACTAACATCAGCTCTCCAACAGATTTCTGGTGCCAGCCTCAAGATACGTTTCAAGATTTGGAGAGAATGATGGATGAAGCTCAGAAATATTACTCAGCTCACAGAGTCCCCATCAAATCAGAGGATTCATGTTGTGTTGCCAAGTCTACTCGAGATGGAAGATTCTACAGGGCCATTTTGAGAGGAAAACAGAACATGCATTCCAAAGTTATATTGGTCGACTATGGCCATAGCATCATAACCAAGGATCACAATCTGCAGGCAGTAATACCAGAATTGACTCATTTGGAAGGACAAGCCTTCAGGTGCAGCCTTTACAACATTATTGAACCTGCTGATCCCAAGAACTCAGGGGATTGGAGTCAGGAGGTGCTGAGCTTAATGAAGGATTTCACCAGCTCTGGTTCCTTAAGATGCCAAGTTGTCTCCCAGttgaatgtgaaaaacaaaGGGCGGTATAATGTTGTCGACCTCTACAACCCCAAAACCAAACAAAGTATAACGAAACTGCTCTTGGAGAAGGGTCTGGCGAGAGAGGTGACTATCTCAGAAAGGCATCTTTCAACGGTGTTCCCCGAGTCTTTTGCCTACTCTTCATTTGATCTGACTCCTGGAAAAGAAGAGCAGGTTTTCATCACTCATGTAAGCAGTCACTGTGAGGTCTACTGCCACCTTGAGAGAAACACTGACGATATTGAGGAGCTCGAAAAGACAATCTCAGTTGAGAGTGAGAAAATGTTGGAAGCCAGTACAGAAACTGTTGTGGGGAAGCTGTGCCTGGCAAAATACTTGGATGGCAAGTGGTACAGGGGCTTGATCAATCCTGTTGAGTCACCTCTGCATCTTAATGTCTTCTTTGTGGATTATGGTAACACCAGCGTATCCGAGAAAACTCATGTCAGGTTCATCCCCAGAGACTCTGTTGAGCTCTTGTACACACCCATGCAGGCAGTGAAATGTAGCCTTGCGTCACTGTCCAAAGGAGAAGTCTATGCAGAGGTAAAGACATTGCTTGACAACGTTATTCTCAACAAAGAAGTGAGAGCCGTCATAGTTGGAAAGAGTGATGATGGTTCATTTGATGTCAAACTTTTTGACGGAGATGTGAACATCAATGAGAAGGTAAATGACCTCATTCTCAGTCTGTTACCGAAACCAAAAACAGTTGTGAGTTTTGCCACAAGAAGCAGCActaagatgaaaaataaaactctccTCAAAGGAGACAGAAAGATTTCAGTCAGATGCAAGACTTATCAAAAAGGCCAGTCTTCAAGGTTTCCCACATCAAATGCCCACAGTAGCACTAACGTTTGGAGGGCATCCCCCAAAAAGACAGGGAACACAAAAAATGTTCATGGAAAAAAACAGCGAGCACAAAAGTGCCCAAAAGGCGATGATGGGGACACAAAGACTTGTGTTCCTGCAAAACCTCAAGAAACCTCTTGCgtaaaagaacagaaagagtCCCTCGATACAAATCCAAAGACCAAGCATCCACAACccaaaagagaagcagagattCCTCAAGTCTCATCTTTGCCTGACATCAAAGTGTGTGCTGGTTTCAAGGCAAAGTGTTTTACCACCCATGTGGACTCTGTCAGCAGTTTTTTCCTTCAGCTGTCAACAGATGAACCTGACATCTTGAAAATGGTTGAAGATCTCAACTCGAGTGTCATCAAAAACACCTTGAAGGCTGCCTCATCTTTGAGAATCAATGACCTTGTTCTAGCCGAGTATGAGGAAGATGGTGCTCTGTATCGTGCCGCTGTGAAGGACAACGAAGGAAGTTCCTGTCTCAAAGTGGAGTTTGTGGACTATGGAAACTCAGCAGTCATAGGGAAGGAGAAGATTTACTCCATACCGAAGGAGTTTCTTGCTCAGCCAAGATTCAGTATCCCATGCTCTCTATTGGATGCCAACATGTTTGAAAGTGACGAGTCTTTCACTGAAGCTGTCATGGAGGAGCCTCTCTTGGTGGATTTTGTCAGTGAGTGTGGATCTCAGTGGAAAGTCAAGGTTGAGATCATTAAAGCAGCAGTTGGACTCCCAGATACCGTTGAAACTGATGTTTCGAGTAGTGCCGAAATGGAAAAAGAAAGGGATGCCCCTGAGAGTGCACCCACAATAGAAGAGAAAGTGAGCTCCTGTAGAGACAACAACTTTACAAAAGCAGTGATCCAGAGTGAAACAACTACTTCCCAAAGAACGCTGCATACTGCGACCCTAAAACCACCACTTACACCATTGCCATCCAAAGTGAAGGTGATTATCAGCATGCTCCGCAGAAGAACCATCAGAAACATAAGTGATTACAAGAAGagtcagaggaaaacaaaagtgaaatcCCCCAAAGCAAAGAGTGACCTTGCAATCACGCCGACAACTATCCAAGCTAAAGACACAGAGAACGCTACAATCCTGTCCGTCCTCGGGAACAGCAATTTTTACGTCAGACTGAACAAGACGAGCAAAGAGCTTGTTGCATTGCAAAGTCACATAACCGACAACCTTTCCAAGTGCAAGATGGTGGCTGAGGAGGATGTCAAAACAGGCCTTCAGTGCTTAGTTCAAGTAGACAAGGAGTGGCACAGGGCTGTTGTTCAACATGTAGGCCCAAGGAAGTGCGAAGCCTTCCTCGTGGATCAtggaaaaacagaagaaatccCAAAGGACTCGATCCGACGACGTTGTAGTGGCctgaaaaaaatccacaacCTTGCAGTTTTGTGTCAAGTGAACTGCCTTGGGTTCAGTGAAGGAGTGTGTGCTGACAAACTGTGGTGTGAAACCCTCAAACCAATGGTGGGCAAAGAAGTCAAGCTGATGTTTGTGCGTCATTCAGGTGCTGATGATCTTTGGATGGTGGAGATCATCTTGAATGGACTGTTTCTCATTCCTCCAGCCCCATCGCAGAATAATGAGGACATTACTCCAACACCGAGTGAAAGCAGGAACGAGACAGAAAAAGGAGAATTGCAtttggacttggacttggacaCAAGCCCTCCTCAACAACTTACCTTTGCTCCTGTTGATCTAGACAAAGCTTACTCTGGGTTTGCTGCTGAAGTGACGACTCCTTTCCAGTTTTGTGTTGTTCTGGAAGACTTGCTTCTCGTTATGAACAAAGTGTCCATAAAGTTGGACAGCCTCCCCGAGCAGATGCCTCCTCTTCCTGAAGCCCACCTTGCTTCTGGAAACTGCTGCCTGATCAAATCCGAGTCCACAAACAAGTGGTGCAGGGCTGAAATTGTAAACCTGGACTCCACGGCGGTTCTATACCTGGTCGATTACGGCCATTATGAATGCATGCCGTGCAACGACCTATCCAAGCTGATGATGCTTCCAGAGGACATCAGAAACCTCCCAAAGATGACATACCCCAGCATCCTGAGAGGGGTGAAGTCAGTTCAAGGCAATGGGCAGTGGACTGATGAGGCGGCGGTCTTCTTCCAGCAGTGTTTGTACCAGAAGAACCTCCAGATCTTCTTCAGGGAGTTTGTATCAAACTCACACTGGAAGGTGGACATCCTGGCTGATGGCGTCCATGTTGCCAAGGAGCTGGTGGATGCTGGACACGCCAGTTATTTAGACAACATGCTTGGACTGAGGTATGTTCTTGGTACTTTGTAtttatgaacatttttaatgaagtttATCTACAGAACTTGTTTCGTGATTAGATTCTTAGATTTCAATCGGTATCAGATCCAGCCCATTCAGAAAGAAGTTACATTCCCATTAAGAGGATGGTGTGTGCCATTTGTTATTCAGCTCAATATCCTCCTAACACTTGATTTAAACCTTTCTTCCTCGTTGGAGTAAAATTATTCTCACTGCACATATCTATTCCACATGACGTACGTTTCTTCTTTGGTTATTCTAgcccaggggtgtcaaacatgcggcccgtgggccaaaaccggccccccagaggttccaatctggcccacggaacgactttgcaaagtgaacaaagacattaactgcaatttttcaataaaagtgactactatttttagatttgtccactgggggtcgcataaaaaaactttttttctgggactttttttctcaaagtgagaaaatagatgacttgctgtttgcataatccggttgagattaataaagactttttagagcactataagatgatccactagcactacacccctgcatacaacactgtccagcaagcaaactgtccatactggagctgaggggtccaaaataatcaactttaccttcttcattattataatccatctgttcttttgctgtaaacattacactctgtgtatcaggtgaatgggtaacctgtgtgttcggtgtgtttgcagcaggtttcagggcttaaagagtaaaatattcgaccccactgtgagactcatcatggcaaaaaatacaacagctgtttttgtagaaagacagttcattaaatgtgaacattttcagaatgtacttgtacttttttacactaaaacaaagggaaacatgtaGAGTTGTAGTTGTTTATagattattatgttatgattttactggtcccgcccacttcagatcaactcaggctgtatgtggcccctgaactgaaatgagtttgacgcccctgttCTAGCCTGAAAATGTCTGTAACTTGAAGTGGCGCTCACTGTGACTAAGTATTTGACGCTTTGGAATTGTGTCATCTCTAACGTCAGAGGTCAAATGAGTGTATATTTTAAAGCTCAGTATAAAAACTCACCttgtttctgatgcattcaggtTCCAAGAACAGAGCCTCTGCACAGCCGCCCCGTGTGGCCCTGACAGTGAGGAAGAGTGTGCCCAGGACGACAATGGCTCTGATGGAAAGTCCAATGTTTTAGTTGAGTCGACTTATGAAGCAGAGGAGAAGATGCAGATCAGCTTCACGTCCGGATCTAGACAATGTAAGTATGGCCAAAAGAAGGAGGACCTGGATTAGTACAGACACACTTGTTTCCACCAGTGCTTGACAAACCTTCTCATCCTAATTGTTTTGAAATAATTCTTTATGTGCTCAAGGATAAAACATGTGATTACCAGGATAAGGTTATCAGTTTGTTTGTCCTCTGTTCCAGGTTTTCTGATGTGAAGGCAGCCTGCTTGAATGTCATGACTGAGATGAGTTTCAGGGTGCCTTGATGCCTTCCAACCAGCATCAGAAGACTCTCATGAGATGCTGCTTGCTTTATTATGTgcttctgcattttcagtcacaCTTACAAAAACGGATTGATTAGATCTCAGATCTGTCAATACGACCTTTAATTCACCTTAAAGTATTTTGATCCTTCTGTATTTCTTTAATGAAacagatttatttcattttgttcacTCAGTTGAGGTACTTCTCACAGTTTTGTTGAGTCAGCGGCACCGTGTTCGCTCCTAAAAAAGGAAGTCTTACATTTTAGTGTGATTTAAACAAGGTGTTATGGAGCATATGTCGCTGTATGTTCAGTTCATTTTGTGAATCTGTGATTTTTGTTGAAGAAAATTGAGTTGAACGTTTGTTTGTACTGATTAAATAAGAGAAGTATTAACATGTTGTtaaatttgaaacattttataGGAGTTTGTAAATATTTCTACATTGTTTTGTGTATTAGTTCCCTCTTAGTAAGATGTTTTTCACCAAATAGAAAGACAACTGACTTGTGAgttttttacagtttgtttgAACCTTTTATATTAAGTTCCTTGTGCTGAATAAATTTTGAGTTATGAAGCCATTTGAAGAAAAATTATATCCTTGTTGAtgttcctgttttgatttcttaaCTAGACGTAGGACAGATATTTTCATTAcacattaattttaaaaactaaccttaaatataaaataagccTGCAGAAATTCATGTTCATGGTCCACCACTAGAGGGAGCTGTTGTATCAGGAGTGATTGATTATAGACAGCAATGTGTGGACAAAGGTTAGGCAGTGCTGTTCAATACTTCAACATCTGTGTAAGTATTGAGAGTACAGTTGTGGCTCttacaggtaaaaaaacaaaaacaaaacagtagaCCTGAGCTAGTTTGGTGTACTACTAGTACCATGGAGTACTGTAAACCAGTACctatatgttgtgttttctgagagTGAAGTACATACTACATAATCCAAATCCTGGAAAAGCTATCTAAAAACTATCTTTGCAGTTTATATTTTGTACAAAAAAGAGCAATGATGCAAATAAAAGTGGAAATGAGTATAGAAAAGCGCATTTTCAGTGTATTCACCTAATATTTAAGCCTTCATActcaattcaactttatttataaagcacctttcaaacataaaaacatgcagcccaaggtgcttcacagaataacagagagacagaaaacaacagcaatggtaaaattataaaaaggcatgattataaaaaaatacttacaaattaaataaaattaatacagggaaattaataaaataagtaatagtggaaagaaaagttaaaaatgaggTAGTGctaacaagatcaggtgaatacaagaaataaataaataattaaattagataaataaatgttaaagcaataaggattcaaataataataataatgcagtccagggctaaaaataaatgactccagtttaaaagctagattaaaaaggtaagtcttaaatttacttttaaaagcacccagagagctcaaCGTCTTAATGTCTAGAGGCAGAATTCCATAGCTTAGggtcataaaaacaaagctcTCTGTCCGGTGTTCATAGAGGCTCCCATACACTTAATATTACAGTATACACAAAAGTCTTGAAGAAGTTTCATCATCATGCATCAAATGTGTCAGATAAAGTCAGTGGTTTTGTAAAAACTCATGTAATAACAGTTTACACGGGAAAAAATGTTGATGTCAGAAgtgggattcgaacccacgccTCCAGAGGAGACTGCGACCTGAACGCAGCGCCTTAGACCGCTCGGCCATCCTGACAGTTATATCAGCGCGGCCGCCATTTTGTTTATAAAGCTAACTGCATTTACGTGTGAGATGtcggttttattttgaagtttcaaCGACATGATTTCCGGTTTAGATTCTAATGACGTCACGTTCGCGAATTTCATAGATGAACGTAGGAGGCGCAGGCACGAGCGTGTACGCGGTTTAAATGAAGTTCGAACGTGAACACGAACGTTCGATGAGTCTTTGATGACGTGTTCCACTGTGACCGTTACACTGAGGAGGTATAAGCATAAGTCTGATATATGGACGGCGGGGTCTGGAGTCGAACCCACGCGACCCCGGTAGTTGTGACGATGTTGTAAAGCGCGAACAGACGACGGCAGAGCATCCGGTTgcagaatttcaaaataaacgtCGAAACGCTCTTTAGAATATTGACCATCTGAACATGCGGGTTAACGCGGTTGAAATTAAATTGTGTAACGTCATCTGATAAAAGAACTCTTTTAACGCAGAGTAAGGTTAGATTAAAGACAAGGATGAGAAATTATCACTAAAGAAACGCAGTGCAAACGTCAAACTTCATTAGGAAATTAGTCAAAGTGTTTGAGCAAATTtacaaggacattttcattgatgatcaagctggtatgacagtatttagttcctaaatagtctgatatgttcctctcagtggaagtctacattgaaagacatgtagtccatggctatcaatgaaatcatctcttacatacttaaaaatgatggcaaattgataatagaataatgcaaccaccaccatcacatgtgaggatacaggttacaggtgatggaggggaggctgtgtattgtggcttcatctgttccttcagagagagtcttcttgaagaccgggtaAATACTCTCTGAGAGGagtcagatcagcccatccaagctaacgtatcggatttttctcaataccaacctgaggacattaataatgtttgctccagtttggttctggttctgtttacttgagttggtcctggtttggttctggttcggttcggttctggcatagttctgttttggttcggttctggtttagttctggtacagttctggttcggttctggttcgggtctggttcggttttggtatggttctgttttggttcggttctgttttagttcggttctggttcggttctggttcggttctggtatggttcggctctggttcggttttggttcggttctggttcggttctggtacacttctggtacggttctggttcggttctggttcggttctggttcagttctagttcgggtctggttcggttctggtacactTCTGGTAcacttctggttcggttctggttcgggtctggttcggttcgggttcggttctggtatggttctggtatggttctggtatggttctggtatggttctggttcggttctggtgcggttctggttcgggtctggttcggttctggttgggtttggttctggttctgtttgcttaagtttagttctgattctaaccctaaccctaatcataaccctaaccctaaccctaatcctaaccctaaccctaaccctaaccctaatcacaaccctaatcctaaccctaaccctaatcctaaccctaatcataaccctaatcacaaccctaaccctaaccctaatcctaatctcaaccctaatccttatcataaccctaaccctaatcacaaccctaaccctaaccctaatcctaaccctaatcctaaccctaaccctaatcctaaccctaaccctaatcacaaccctaaccctaaccctaatcacaaccctaaccctaatcacaaccctaaccctaatcctaaccctaatcacaaccctaaccctaatcctaaccctaatcttaaccctaacccttatcataaccctaaccctaatcctaaccctaaccctaatcacaaccctaacgctaaccctaatcacaaccctaaccctaaccctaatcctaaccctaatctcaaccctaatccttatcataaccctaaccctaaccctaatcacaaccctaaccctaaccct belongs to Notolabrus celidotus isolate fNotCel1 chromosome 13, fNotCel1.pri, whole genome shotgun sequence and includes:
- the tdrd15 gene encoding tudor domain-containing protein 15 produces the protein MQSVVGSEHQRSQTCGQSAPCALWPVDLKLTHLDWNPEATLIHFQGQYLTICELDYSILQGEIQNIPKTKAAVNIGEFCLAEDATSARWYRGRVQNLKEGLFDVFLVDHGNVLSVDIAHISPCSSDLFILPPKIVCGFLANVLLLQGFSHSVVEEYLSSLIGQSVTGFIQALLPHKVLLLEASDINKDLVQHGFGRHVDTDTFLLLVEMLTEVPLKQNTEPVPDLLIEKPRGQEFSYKPSSLQGNEQILSFCGPRLPSGTQAKVHLTAAVNPGLFYCRMADKETDLWEMSKKLAEVCEYRTKDHNQKTTENLGLFCSVKGKDGEWYRGFVQYLPVNSRVRVWFIDCGFFESVKVEDIHMLPSDIYSTPTMAFPCSLSCLSDQDEALKTQQLSFLKEGLLGKVLEVDIRSFDEEKHLYCITLISAEDICAKNTKPLQEIPDMKGESVFGAEESSTQSSYLNFEAILGEALGQTLEEEQVEVSSVFVGYVEHVHNPNYFWVRTQKRNHEFEEMMTKLAEHFNQVKMDEDVLLNPEPGTMCCAVFEEDMHYYRGVVTDTLEHGAEVFFIDFGNIEKVPQMLIKKIPETFASKSAFAFCCTLVNVVPLDEVWTSTTSDFFKQAVSDKVLQVHVVQMRKNKCVVDLFEMGSESNGSITELLISSKQAEFWNNIRTEPVLWESTEKTSCPRSDVAADMNGCNTQWEDCEEDISKKETEQPKTLVSFKALSINPGCDFAVRCTNISSPTDFWCQPQDTFQDLERMMDEAQKYYSAHRVPIKSEDSCCVAKSTRDGRFYRAILRGKQNMHSKVILVDYGHSIITKDHNLQAVIPELTHLEGQAFRCSLYNIIEPADPKNSGDWSQEVLSLMKDFTSSGSLRCQVVSQLNVKNKGRYNVVDLYNPKTKQSITKLLLEKGLAREVTISERHLSTVFPESFAYSSFDLTPGKEEQVFITHVSSHCEVYCHLERNTDDIEELEKTISVESEKMLEASTETVVGKLCLAKYLDGKWYRGLINPVESPLHLNVFFVDYGNTSVSEKTHVRFIPRDSVELLYTPMQAVKCSLASLSKGEVYAEVKTLLDNVILNKEVRAVIVGKSDDGSFDVKLFDGDVNINEKVNDLILSLLPKPKTVVSFATRSSTKMKNKTLLKGDRKISVRCKTYQKGQSSRFPTSNAHSSTNVWRASPKKTGNTKNVHGKKQRAQKCPKGDDGDTKTCVPAKPQETSCVKEQKESLDTNPKTKHPQPKREAEIPQVSSLPDIKVCAGFKAKCFTTHVDSVSSFFLQLSTDEPDILKMVEDLNSSVIKNTLKAASSLRINDLVLAEYEEDGALYRAAVKDNEGSSCLKVEFVDYGNSAVIGKEKIYSIPKEFLAQPRFSIPCSLLDANMFESDESFTEAVMEEPLLVDFVSECGSQWKVKVEIIKAAVGLPDTVETDVSSSAEMEKERDAPESAPTIEEKVSSCRDNNFTKAVIQSETTTSQRTLHTATLKPPLTPLPSKVKVIISMLRRRTIRNISDYKKSQRKTKVKSPKAKSDLAITPTTIQAKDTENATILSVLGNSNFYVRLNKTSKELVALQSHITDNLSKCKMVAEEDVKTGLQCLVQVDKEWHRAVVQHVGPRKCEAFLVDHGKTEEIPKDSIRRRCSGLKKIHNLAVLCQVNCLGFSEGVCADKLWCETLKPMVGKEVKLMFVRHSGADDLWMVEIILNGLFLIPPAPSQNNEDITPTPSESRNETEKGELHLDLDLDTSPPQQLTFAPVDLDKAYSGFAAEVTTPFQFCVVLEDLLLVMNKVSIKLDSLPEQMPPLPEAHLASGNCCLIKSESTNKWCRAEIVNLDSTAVLYLVDYGHYECMPCNDLSKLMMLPEDIRNLPKMTYPSILRGVKSVQGNGQWTDEAAVFFQQCLYQKNLQIFFREFVSNSHWKVDILADGVHVAKELVDAGHASYLDNMLGLRFQEQSLCTAAPCGPDSEEECAQDDNGSDGKSNVLVESTYEAEEKMQISFTSGSRQCFLM